GGGAGGCAAAGCATCGACCGGCCGCCGCTGTGGATGTCGCAGACGACGTCCGCGATCGGGAAGAGGACGCGGGTCAGGTAATCGGCGAGTTGCCGGTCGAGCGCGCCTGAGGGCGAGCCGGGAAAACTCCGGTTGAGGTTGGCCCCGCTCGGCCAGAGCCGCGTGTAGGCGCGCGACGCTTCCGGGGAAAGACAGGGCAGGATGATCAGCCGGCCCTGCACGTCCTCCGGCCGCGTATCCCTGGCGAGATTGAGGGCCGCGATCTGGCCCTCCGGTTCGTCCCCATGCACGCCGCCCGTGACGAGCACGGTGGGCCCGCGGGCGCCGGCGATGCAGATCAGGGGGAGGTACAGGTTCGACCATCCGCTCTCGTTGGTCGAGCGGGGTATCTGGAGCTGGCCGACCTGCTTGCCGGGCCTGCCGTAGTCGACGGTAGAAATCACCGGAGACAGGCCCACGATGCCCTACGCGTCACGGAGCTGGGGATCGAGGACATCCCGCAGACCGTCTCCCAGGAAATTGAATCCGAGCACGACGATCATGATCGCCAGCCCCGGCGCGATGGCCAGCCAGGGCGCCCGCTCCATGTACGAACGCGAGGCGTTGAGCATGCTGCCCCACGACGGCTCGGGGGGCTGCGTGCCCAGCCCCAGGAAGCTCAGCGCGGCCTCGGTGAGAATCGCCGTCGAGAGGTACACCGTCGTCAACACGATCAGCGGCGCCGTAATGTTGGGGAGCAGATGCCGGAGGATGATGCGGGTGTCTCTGATCCCCAGGCTCCGCGCCGCTTCGACATAGGGCAGGCTTAAGACGCTGAGGGTCGATCCCCGAACGACGCGCGCGAACGCGGGAGTATAGACGATGCCAATCGCGATCATCGCATTGGTCCGGCTGGGACCGAGCAGCCCCGCGATCACGATCGCGAGCACAATGCCGGGAAAGGCGAACATGATGTCGACGATCCGCATCAGCGCGGCGTCGACGGTTCGGCCGTAGAATCCGGCCACGATCCCGATGATCGTCCCGGTGACGAGCGCGATCACGACCGAGATCATCCCCACCTGCAGCGAGACCTGGGCGCCGTGGATGATCCGGCTCAGTTCGTCCCGGCCGAGCTCGTCCGTCCCGAACGGCTGCGCAGCCGTCGGCGCCAGGAGGCGGCGGGAAGCCTGACTCGCGTAATCGGTCCGCCAGGCCAGCGGCCCGACAAGCGCGACCAGCACGGTCGCCAGAATGATCACCGCGCCGATGATCCCGATGGTGTTCCGCCGCACGCGCGACAGCTGCGCCCACAGCCTCGGCAGCGTAGGCCTGACGCGCCCACCCACGGGCAACTCGAGCGCCGGCTGGGCGCTCATGCCTGCTCGATCCTGGGATCGAGCACTCCGTAGAGGAGGTCGACCAGCAGGTTGACGACCACGAACACGGAGGCGAGGAAGAGCGCGGCGAACTGGATGACCGTGTAATCGCGGCTGAAGATGCCCTGCACCAACGTGTAGCCCATCCCGGGGAGGCCGAAGATCACCTCGACGATCGTGGCCCCGCCGATCAGCGTACCGACCTGAAATCCGATCACGGTGATCACAGGGATCAGCGAGTTCCGGAGGGCGTGCCGGAACATCACCGATCGCGACGGCGCGCCTTTGGCACGCGCGGTACGGATATAATCCTGCCGCAGCACCTCGAGCATGCTGGCCCGCGTCATGCGCATCACCGTGGCCATGAGGTACACAGAGATGGCCAGGGCGGGAATCGCCATCTGCTGGAGGTTCCCGAACACGTCTTGCCAGGGCGGAATCCAGGTCACCGGCGGGATCCAGTGGAGGAACAAGGAGGTTGCCAGCAGTGCTAGGGTCGCGAACCAGAAGTTGGGAACCGAGAGACCGATCAGCCCCCCGACGCGCGCCGCGAAGTCCAGCGACGTGTTCGGCCTCACCGCCGACACGACCCCGAGCGGGATGCCCACCACTGTTGCCGTCACCGCCGCCAGCACCGCCAATTCGACCGTGATCGGGATGGCCCGGGTCATGATCGTCGCCACCGGCTCTCCGCTGGTCAACGACTGCCCCAGCGAGCCGGTCACCACGCCGCCGACGAATTTGAGGTACTGGACCGGCAGCGGATCGGCCAGGCCGAGCGCCTTGCGGACGGCCTGCTTGGCGCTGGCGGTTGCGCCCGAGTCTCCCGTGAACATCGCGTCGACGACGTCGCCGGGAAGCAGGCGGACCATCGCAAAGATCAGGATCGACATCCCGACGAGCGTCGGGATGAGGAACAGCAGACGGCGGAGCGCATACCGGGCCATCGCGTGCGTCCTCGGCTAGCCCTCCCTCTCGGGGGACCCCCCACAAGGGGGGGCGGGCCGCCTCAGACAGGCCCCGCCGCTCGCGATGGTCAATCGACCCATGCCTCGATCAGGCCGCGCTCCGTGCTCTCGTAGCCGACGTACATGCCGTGCAACCGCTTGCGCACGACAAAATAGTACACCGGATTGACCAGCGGCATCGCGGGCCACTCGGTCAGCACAATCTCCTGCAGGCGCCGGTAGATTGGGAGCCGTTTCGACGGATCGGGCGTGTGGAGCCCCTGAAAGTACAGGTCGGTGAGTTCCTGGTTGTTGTAGCCGCCTTGATACCAGGCCTTGTAAATCGCGCCGCTTGGGTCGAAATCCGCAAAGAACCCGCTCGGATCCCCGCGCATGCCGCGGCCGGTGGACTGCCACTCGAACTCACCGCGGCCGTTGTTCCGGGCGAAGGTGCCGATCTCGAGCGGCTGCACGGTCACATTGATGTTGATCAACCTGAGTTGCTCTTTGATCACCTCGGCGTTCTGGGTGTAGTCCGTTGGGTGGGCAATTGATTGCAGTGTCACCGAGAAGCCGCCGGCAAACCCCGCTTCAGCCATCAGGGCCTTGGCCTTAGGGACGTCGTACCGTTCCCACTTGAGCTTCAGGGCGTCCTGGGAGAGCGGCCACGGCCCGTATCCATTCGGGATCTTACTGGTGTAGACGGCGTCACCGCCATAGACCTTCTCGATGATCTGCTGGCGGTTGATCGCCGCGCTCACGGCCTGGCGGACCTTGACGTTGTTCCATGGCTTCCCATCGCCTTTGATGGCGAACTCCACCTCCCTAAAGACGGCGGTGAACCCCTTCAGAATCTGAAGGGACGCGTCCCCGACAAGGGAGGCTGCCGAATCGGCGGTCAACTGGGCCCCATCGATCGCCCCTGAGCGGAGCCCGGCCACCCTGGCCTGCTCGTCCTGGAGCACCTTCATCGTGATCTCGTCGAGATAGGGCAACGGCGTCCGCCAGTAGTCCTTGAACCGGGTGAGTCGCGTGTGATCGTTGGGGATGTATTCCTCCAGCTTGAACGGCCCGGTGCCGTCCATATGGGTCCGCAGATCCGCCTTGTCGTAGAGGCCCTTGGGGATGATCCAGGAGTACCGCCCCCACCCCAGGTAGCCCAACATTGTCGCATCAGGCTCGGCCATATTGACCCGCACCGTGTACTTGTCGACGGGCACGACGCTCGCGATCTTCGGATAGAAGGCCTGCGTCACCCCAGGCGGCGGCGGGGTCTTCTGCAGTTCGAGCGAGTACTTGACGTCGTCTGCGTCCAGCTCCTTGCCGCTGTGGAATTTGATGCCCTTGCGGAGCTTAAAGATGTAGGTTTTGTCGTCGGGAATCTGCCACGATTCGGCCAGGCCCGGCTGAATATTGATGCGGCGGTCCCACCGCAGCAGGGACTCGTAGACGAGCGAGGTGATCTCGAAGTTCGATCCGTTGACGGAGCCGAAGGGGATCATCGCCACCGGATCCGACGTCATCCCCCACGTGATCTTGCCGCCCCGCTTGGGGGTTTCGGCAGCCAGAGCGTCCCGCGCGCGCCCCACCAGTTCGCCGCCGGCCAATCCGGCGCCGACGAGCGCCCCCGCGCGGGCGAGGAGGTCGCGCCGGGTCACGCGGCGGTCGCGGAGCCAGCGGTCCCCGGATGTTTTACGCGCGTTCTGCTGTCCCATAGTTGTCCTCCTCCTGGGCGTGCTCATGCCCGCCTTTCGCAGTCATCGAGCAGTCTCCTTCCGCTGCAGATCCTGAAGGGCCGTGACCGTCCCTTCGATGACCCGGCCGGCCGCGTCGGGAGTGAAAGGAGACGTGTCTACCTCGTATCCCCCGCGCGGGTATTCCTCCGGTACGGGAATGTATCCCGACCACCCACCCACGTACCCCCCGAACCACGTGTGTGGGAATGGCGATCGCGACTTGATGGCGAGCCCGATCTCGGCGAACGGTTCAGCCGGAATGCCGGCCAACACCGCCGGCCCGATCTGAAGCAGGTGCAGTTCGACCGGCAACTCGGACCGACCCGCGAAGGCTTGAGAGCGCGCTTGGGTCATCGCCGCCCGCTTGGTCGCGAAAGTCGCCGCCTCCACTTCCGACGCGGGGGCTTGGCGATGCACCAGATCGTTGAGACGCTGGCGGGCCGCCTCGGCCTGCGCCTCCGCGTCGGCGAGCGGAAGCTGCGGCCGGAGCGGCAGCCGTAACTCGCGGGTCACCACCCGCACCCTGGGCTCGGGCTCAGGTTCGGGCACGCCCTTCCACTTGCCCAAGGGCGCTCCCGACTCCCACACGCGCTCGTGACGGAACCGCACCGGCGGGATCTGGAGGCCGAGGTACACTCGGGCCGCCTCGGATCCCACCAGCCCCCCGATCCTGCGAATCACCCCGGGGTCGTCGGTGAAGCCATCCGGCCCGGGGCCCACGTTTCCCGTCGCGCCCTGCGCAAACAGGCAGACCGCTCCGGTGATCCCCTCGACCGTGCGCTTGAGGTGACCGGGCCAATCGGCGCTGAAGCGCCGGTTGGTCGGCCCCATCGTGGTCGGGTGCATCGTGTACCCAACGACCGCCGCCAGTGGGCGTCCATCGCCGCCGTCGATCCGGAGGACGAACACCTCGGGGTCGATAATGCCGTCGAAGTTGACCCCGGTCGCCATGCGTCCGTCGGGCGCCCGCTCACGCCGGTTCACGGCGACACGGCTCTCCCCAGCGCCCGCGGCGACGCGCGCCGGGCGGAGCCCGCGGAGCGCCGTCACAGCGGCGCTCGCGGCAAGGTCCGGCAGGTTCTCGTAGTATCGTCTGAGCGCGGCGGTGCCCTCCTTCATCCATGCCCACGTGCTGGGGGGCGGACCCGCATGGTTGTGCGTCTCGGTCACCCGAACCTTCTCCGGAGCCACCCCGAGGACGCGCGCGACCTCGGCCCGAATCGCCCGCGCGTCATCCGTGGTCACCGCGACCAGATCGACGTCGACGATCGCCGCCATCTCCCCGTCCTCGGTGAGCACGAGGACGGTGGCCCACAGGTCGGTCTCGACGCCATCGGCGAACAGGTGCGTCTGAGCGCCCCATCCGGCGTGCGGCACCGTGAGCGGAGGCGTGATCGTTGAGCGGCCGACGCCGGCGCGGAACGCGGTGGTCGTCACGCGGTGCCTCCGAGCAGCGTCTCCTGCGCGACGGCGACGCTCTCTCCCAGGATGCCGCACATCTCATCGACGTCCTGCGCGGTCACGATGAGCGGCGGGGCCAGGACGGCGAACTCGTTGCCGCACCGGAGCAGCAGCCCCCGCTCGCGCGCCGCCCGCTCGACGAGCTTGCCCGGCCGCACCTGCGCCGGGAACGAAGCGCCGGACGCCCGGTCCTGGACGAACTCGACGCCTTGGAACAATCCCGCGCCCCGAACGTCGCCGATCAGCCTGAACCGTTCCCCGAGTTCGGCGAGACGGGCCCGGAGCCGCTCCCCCTGCCGCCGCGCGTTCCCGACGATGTCCCGCTCGATCATCTGCGTGACCGCGGCGACGCCCGCCGCGCACGCCACCGGGTTGCCGGCATAGGTGTGACCGTGGTGGAACTGCCGGTTCTCCTCCGCCTCGCCGTAAAAGGCGTCGGCGACGCGATCGCGGATCAGGATCGCAGCCAGCGGCGCGTAGCCGCCGCTCATCCCCTTGCCGCAGCACGTGATATCAGGGGGCGCCTCATAATACTGGGACCCAAACATCGTGCCGAGACGGCCGAAGCCGGTGATGATCTCGTCGTAGATGAGGACGATGTTGTGGCGCGTGCACACCTCGCGCAACCGCGGCAGGTAATCCGGCGGCGGCACGATGAACCCGGCGGAGGACACGGCGATGGGCTCAACGATCACCGCGGCGACGGTCTCCGGATCCTCCGCCTCGATCGTGCGCTCCACGAGCGTCACGCAGGTCCGGCCGCACCCCGGGTAGGTCTGATCGAACGGGCACCGGTAGCAGTACGGCGGGTGGACATGGATGAAGCCGACCCCGAGCGGCTCGTACATCGACTTACGGTCTCGCCCGCCGCCGGCGGAGAGCGCGCCCATCGTGCCCCCGTGATAGGAGGCGTACCGGCTGACGATCTTGTACTTGCGCGGATGGCCGGTCTGCTGATGGTACTGGCGCGCCAGCTTCATCGCCGATTCCGTCGCCTCCGACCCCCCGCTGAGCAGCTTCACCGCCCCCACGCCTTCGGGCGCGATCCGGAGGAGCAGTTCGGTCAGCTTGAGGGCCGGGAGGGTCGTGCTGTGCAGCGGAGGGGCGAACGCCAGCTGCCGGGCCTGCGCCGTCATCGCCTCGATGACAGGCATGTTGCCGTGCCCAAGGCTCGCGACGAAGACCCCGGACAGCCCGTCGATGAACCGGCGGCCGGTCGTATCGGTCAGGCGAATCCCCTCGCCTCCTACGAAGACAAGCGGATCCTTGGCGAACTCCCGCATCTGCATGAAATCGAGAAAGAGATTGGGAATCGTCTGCATCACGTCCACGGCTGCGCCTCCTGCTAGCGGTCCGTTCGGTACCGCTCGACCACCTCGTCGTTGAGCTCCACCCCGAGGCCCGGTGTCTGGGGGATCCTGGCGACCCCCTGGGCCACCTGCACGTCGGTTCGAACGAGGTCACGGCGCAGCGGCGACTCCGCCACCGTGTACTCGACGAACGGAATCTCGGCCAGCGTCGCGGCGAAGTGCAGGGTCGCGGCCACCAGAATACCCGACTTCCAGGCGTGCGGGACGCACAGGGCGTGATTGGCCGCGGCGAGGTCGGCGATACGCCGGCACTGCGTGAACCCACCGGCGCGGGCCAGATCCGGCTGGATGACATCGAGATGGCCGATCTCCAGCAGGTCGCGGAACGCCGTCGCGAGCGTTTCCTGCTCCCCCGTCGCGATACGCATCCCCCGGGCCGCGGCGGTCAGCCGCGCCCAACCGGCGAGGTCGTCGCTGGCCAGGGCCTCCTCGAGCCAGAACGGCTGGTACTCGGAAAACGCGTCCACCCGCCGGATCGCTTCTCGCACGGTCCAGCAGGCCCCGGCGTCGACGAGCAGCGCGGCATCGCCGATGGCCTCCCGGGCCGTCCGCACCAGCGTAACGTCGGTGGCCAGATCCGGGCCCATCGGTCCCCACCCAAACTTGACGGCCCGGTACCCCTCCGCGATGTGGCGCCGGGCGCGCTCCCGCATCAAGCCCAAATCCGCTTCGAAGAGCATGCTGGCGTAGACGGGCATCGTCTCGCGCCGTGCGCCGCCCAACAGGGTGTGGACGGGAACCCCGAGCGCCTTGCCCTTGATGTCCCAGAGGGCGATGTCGACCGCGCTCATCGCCTCGATGGTGACCCCGCCGCGGCCCATCCACAGCGTACCGTTGTACATCTTGTCCCACAGCCGCTCCGTGTGGAGCGGGTCCTCCCCGACGAGCATGCCGGCGAGGCCGCGAGACCGCATCCATGACTCCGGCGCGTCGACGAGCGCCCTGACGACCGCAGGAGACGAGTCCGCTTCCCCCACCCCTGTGATCCCGGCATCCGTATGGACGCGCACGATGACGTCGTCCTGGATCCCGTCCGCGCGGGTCCAATCCAGATCGGGAATCCGCAGCGGGATCGCTTCGACCTTCGTGATCTTCATGCCGCCTCCTCAAAGGCCCGCTGGCGCGATGACGCCAGGTGGAGGGCGGGGGCGGCCCGACGGCCGCCCCCTCGCCGCACAAGTCTACTTGGTCACGACGGGCCAGTACCACATGTTCCTGAGGCTGAGGCCTCCGTCTTCCAGGACCTTGGGGATCCCGTCCCGCTTCCCGCGCAGTTCGTCGATCGCGCGCGAAATCGCGAAGTTGAGATCGATGTCGTCCTTCCGGATCCCGTATCGAGCATACCCGTACTCTTCAAGCGAAGGGGAGTAGCCGCTGGCGAACTCGATCGGCACGCCGGGATGGTTCTTGATGAACAGGCCGACTTTGATGTCGTCCTCCATCGACACGTCAATGCGCCCCGCCACCAAATCGGCAAACTCCGCCTCGTTCGTGGTGTAGAGTTTGAGCTCTTTCAGGTCCTTGCGCTTCCCGAGGAGATCGTGGTTGAAGCTGCCGCGGACAGTCCCCACGATCTTGCCCGCGAGATCAGCCGCGGTGTGAATGCTCTTGGGATTCCCCTTGTGGACGGCGAGCGATGAGCCGTACCAGTAGGCCGGGCTGGTGAAATCGATCACCGCCAGCCGCTTCGGGTTCTCGTGGATGTTATCGGCGGCGACGTCCCAGCGCTTCGAGATCAGCCCGGGAATCATCGCGTCGAACTGAACGATCTGCCAGGAGACCTTCTCGATCCCGAGGAGCTTGGTGATCATCCGGAAGATCTTGACATCGAGGCCATCGAACTCTTTGGTCTTCTCATCCTGGTACGTGAACGGGTAATCGTTGGCGATCCCGATCACGATGCCTTCGCGAAGGACGCGTTTGAAGGAGCCATCGCCCCCCGTGAACGAGCCGACGCCCCCGATCCCCCCCACCCCTGCGGTGACCGGGAACGATGTAGCGACCACAAAGAGCACCGCGAGGAACACGAACACCATTCCCCGAGTCTTACCCTGCATCCCGTCATCCCCCCTTTCTCATCTGACTGACTGAGCCGACGTTGCCGGCCTTACTGTCCCATCGGTATTGCCGTTCAGGACCGCGATCGTTTCACCCGGGCCGCGGCGGGCGTCTGGTCACGCGAGAATCGGCGCCGCTCCCATCCGGCCTCGAACAGATTGAAGAAGCCTTGGACGTATGGGTGCTCCCTGGCGGCGTCTTCATTGAAGTCGGCGCCGATCCCCGGGCCGGACGGCAGCGGGAGACACCCGTCCACCACGCGCGGGACCCCGCTGAAGACGTCCCAAAGCCAGGACTCTTGGAAATCGTCGAACACCTCGAGAATCTTGAAGTTGGTCATCGCCGCGCAGGCATGGGCGGTGGCGGCCGTGCAGAACGGGCTGTTCGCGTTGTGCGGGGCGACCGTGATGTAGTGGGCGTCGGCCATCGCGGCGATCTTCTTCAGCCCTAGGAAGCCTCCGGCGTGAGCGATATCCGGTTGGACGATATCCGGCACAACGTGCTGAAAGAGCCGCCCGTACTCGACGTGGCCGAAGACCCGCTCTCCCGTGGCGATGGGCACGGGGCTCCCCGCCACGACTCGGCGAAGCGCTTCCATGTTCTCCGGGGGCACCGGCTCTTCAAACCACGTCGGCCGGTACGGGGCCAGCGCGCGCGCCAGCGCAAGCGCTGTGGCAGGCGTGAAGCGGCCATGGCCCTCCACGTGGATCTCGAAGCGCGGGCCGACCGCGTCCCGAATCGCGGCCACGATCTCGACGCTGCGGTCGAACTCCTCCGGCTCGAGCTCGTAGAAGCCCGGGCCGAAAGGGTCCACCTTGAGCGCGGTGTACCCCTTGCGCCGCACGCCCTTGCTCAGGCGGGCGAAGTCGGCCGGGGCGCGGGTCTCCGTCTGGTACCATCCGTTGGCGTAGGCCTTGAGCCGATCCCAACAGGTCCCGCCCAGCAATTGGTACACCGGCTGGCCGGTGACCTTACCCAAGATGTCCCAGCAGGCCATCTCCACGGCGCTCAGGCCGCTCATCGCAACGACGCCCCCGCGCCAGAACTCGTCGCGGTACATATGATTGACGAGGTCTTCGATGCGAAGCGGGTTGGCGCCCAAGACGAATCGCTGAAAGAGACCCTGCAAGTATCCCACCACGCCCTCTTCGCGGTTTTGCGTGGTGGCCTCGCCGACACCGTAGACACCCTCATCGGTGGTGACTTTCACCATGATGAGGTTGCGCCAGCTGGTGCCGATGACGACCGTGCGCGCATCGCTGATCCGCATGCCGCGTCTCCTCACCCTCACCAGTCGGCGACTGCGCCGTCATCGTAGAAGTAGCGCATCAGCGGCTCCTGGGTCATTGGGTACTTCGTCGTCTTGCGCTCATCAATATTGATGCCGAGCCCAGGACGGGTCGGCGGGAGCATGTACCCCGCGTCTCGCTCCAGGGGCTGGTCGACGATGTCGTCTCGCCAGTGCACGTCCGCCCGCATCTGTTCCTGGATGAGAAAGTTAGGGGTGGACAGGGCAAAGTGAAGACAGGCGGCCTGGGCCACCGGCCCCCCGGGGTTGTGCGGCGCTACCGAAATGTAGTAGGGCTCCGCCATCGCAGCGATCTTCTTCAGTTCCGAAAGTCCCCCGCAGTGCCCGACGTCAGGCTGCAGCACGGCGCACGCCCGCTGCTCCAGCAGGGGGCGGAATTGGAACCGGGTCACCAGCCGCTCCCCGGTGGCCACGGGGCACGGCTGCTGGCGCGCCACCTCCGCCATCGCCTCCACGTTCTCGGGCAGGCACGGTTCTTCAATGAAAAGGGGCGCGTACGGGGCGACCGCCCGACCGTACTGGATCCCCATCGCGGGGGTGGTGCGGCCGTGAAAGTCGAGCATGATGTCCACACCGTCACCCACCGCGTGCCGCAACGCCCCCATCAGCCGCTCCACGAGCTTCACCGGCTTCGGCCCGTCGAGGGGGGCGGTTCGGGGAACGCACACCGCTTTCACCGCAGTATAGCCCTGCTCCACGGACGTCCGCGCATGCGAGGCGACCTCTTCTGGGTCAAACGACTCGTAGACGGCGTCCGTGTGCCCGCCCCCCAGGTGATCGTACAGGCGCACCCGGTCGCGCACGGCCCCACCGAGGAGTTGGTAGGTAGGCACCCCGTGCACTTTGCCGGCGATATCCCACAAGGCCTGATCCACGCCGCTCGCGGCGCTCATCGCCACGATCCCGCCGCGGAAGAAGCCTTGGCGGCTCATGACCTGCCACAGATGCTCGATGCGGAGAGGATCCTCCCCGACGAGAAACACGGCGAGGTCGGCCAGGCACCCGGCGACCGCTCGCGTTTTCCATTCGGTGGTACACTCCCCCCACCCCACTACGCCCGCGTCGGTCTCCACCTTCGTGAAGATCCAATTGCGCATGCCGGCCCCGACGATGACCGGGGACACGGCCGTGATCTTCATGGAGAAGAGGTGGCCGTAAACGCCGCCGTGTCGCCCAGCTCCGCGTTTCGATCGAGGATGGATTGGAGGAACTGCCTTGTGCGCTCGTTTCTCGGGGCGGAGAAGATCTGCTGGGGTGTGCCTTCCTCCATGATGATGCCATCGGCCATGAAGATAACCCGGTCGGCGACGTCCCGCGCGAACCCCATCTCGTGGGTGACGACGAGCATCGTCATACCTTCGGCCGCCAGTTGGCGCATCACCCGCAGCACCTCACCGATCAGCTCCGGATCGAGCGCCGACGTGACCTCGTCGAAGAGCATCGCCTTCGGCTGCATGGCCAGCGCCCGGGCGATGGCCACCCGCTGCTGCTGGCCGCCGCTCAACTCGTGCGGGTAGGCATCGACTTTGTCGGAGAGGCCGACTTTCGCCATGAGCGCCAGCGCGCGCCGCCGCACGTCGTCCCTGGGCTCCCCGCGAACGTGGACGGGG
This sequence is a window from bacterium. Protein-coding genes within it:
- a CDS encoding ABC transporter permease, which codes for MSAQPALELPVGGRVRPTLPRLWAQLSRVRRNTIGIIGAVIILATVLVALVGPLAWRTDYASQASRRLLAPTAAQPFGTDELGRDELSRIIHGAQVSLQVGMISVVIALVTGTIIGIVAGFYGRTVDAALMRIVDIMFAFPGIVLAIVIAGLLGPSRTNAMIAIGIVYTPAFARVVRGSTLSVLSLPYVEAARSLGIRDTRIILRHLLPNITAPLIVLTTVYLSTAILTEAALSFLGLGTQPPEPSWGSMLNASRSYMERAPWLAIAPGLAIMIVVLGFNFLGDGLRDVLDPQLRDA
- a CDS encoding ABC transporter permease, whose protein sequence is MARYALRRLLFLIPTLVGMSILIFAMVRLLPGDVVDAMFTGDSGATASAKQAVRKALGLADPLPVQYLKFVGGVVTGSLGQSLTSGEPVATIMTRAIPITVELAVLAAVTATVVGIPLGVVSAVRPNTSLDFAARVGGLIGLSVPNFWFATLALLATSLFLHWIPPVTWIPPWQDVFGNLQQMAIPALAISVYLMATVMRMTRASMLEVLRQDYIRTARAKGAPSRSVMFRHALRNSLIPVITVIGFQVGTLIGGATIVEVIFGLPGMGYTLVQGIFSRDYTVIQFAALFLASVFVVVNLLVDLLYGVLDPRIEQA
- a CDS encoding ABC transporter substrate-binding protein; the protein is MGQQNARKTSGDRWLRDRRVTRRDLLARAGALVGAGLAGGELVGRARDALAAETPKRGGKITWGMTSDPVAMIPFGSVNGSNFEITSLVYESLLRWDRRINIQPGLAESWQIPDDKTYIFKLRKGIKFHSGKELDADDVKYSLELQKTPPPPGVTQAFYPKIASVVPVDKYTVRVNMAEPDATMLGYLGWGRYSWIIPKGLYDKADLRTHMDGTGPFKLEEYIPNDHTRLTRFKDYWRTPLPYLDEITMKVLQDEQARVAGLRSGAIDGAQLTADSAASLVGDASLQILKGFTAVFREVEFAIKGDGKPWNNVKVRQAVSAAINRQQIIEKVYGGDAVYTSKIPNGYGPWPLSQDALKLKWERYDVPKAKALMAEAGFAGGFSVTLQSIAHPTDYTQNAEVIKEQLRLININVTVQPLEIGTFARNNGRGEFEWQSTGRGMRGDPSGFFADFDPSGAIYKAWYQGGYNNQELTDLYFQGLHTPDPSKRLPIYRRLQEIVLTEWPAMPLVNPVYYFVVRKRLHGMYVGYESTERGLIEAWVD
- a CDS encoding neutral/alkaline non-lysosomal ceramidase N-terminal domain-containing protein, giving the protein MTTTAFRAGVGRSTITPPLTVPHAGWGAQTHLFADGVETDLWATVLVLTEDGEMAAIVDVDLVAVTTDDARAIRAEVARVLGVAPEKVRVTETHNHAGPPPSTWAWMKEGTAALRRYYENLPDLAASAAVTALRGLRPARVAAGAGESRVAVNRRERAPDGRMATGVNFDGIIDPEVFVLRIDGGDGRPLAAVVGYTMHPTTMGPTNRRFSADWPGHLKRTVEGITGAVCLFAQGATGNVGPGPDGFTDDPGVIRRIGGLVGSEAARVYLGLQIPPVRFRHERVWESGAPLGKWKGVPEPEPEPRVRVVTRELRLPLRPQLPLADAEAQAEAARQRLNDLVHRQAPASEVEAATFATKRAAMTQARSQAFAGRSELPVELHLLQIGPAVLAGIPAEPFAEIGLAIKSRSPFPHTWFGGYVGGWSGYIPVPEEYPRGGYEVDTSPFTPDAAGRVIEGTVTALQDLQRKETAR
- a CDS encoding aspartate aminotransferase family protein, which encodes MQTIPNLFLDFMQMREFAKDPLVFVGGEGIRLTDTTGRRFIDGLSGVFVASLGHGNMPVIEAMTAQARQLAFAPPLHSTTLPALKLTELLLRIAPEGVGAVKLLSGGSEATESAMKLARQYHQQTGHPRKYKIVSRYASYHGGTMGALSAGGGRDRKSMYEPLGVGFIHVHPPYCYRCPFDQTYPGCGRTCVTLVERTIEAEDPETVAAVIVEPIAVSSAGFIVPPPDYLPRLREVCTRHNIVLIYDEIITGFGRLGTMFGSQYYEAPPDITCCGKGMSGGYAPLAAILIRDRVADAFYGEAEENRQFHHGHTYAGNPVACAAGVAAVTQMIERDIVGNARRQGERLRARLAELGERFRLIGDVRGAGLFQGVEFVQDRASGASFPAQVRPGKLVERAARERGLLLRCGNEFAVLAPPLIVTAQDVDEMCGILGESVAVAQETLLGGTA
- a CDS encoding mandelate racemase/muconate lactonizing enzyme family protein, giving the protein MKITKVEAIPLRIPDLDWTRADGIQDDVIVRVHTDAGITGVGEADSSPAVVRALVDAPESWMRSRGLAGMLVGEDPLHTERLWDKMYNGTLWMGRGGVTIEAMSAVDIALWDIKGKALGVPVHTLLGGARRETMPVYASMLFEADLGLMRERARRHIAEGYRAVKFGWGPMGPDLATDVTLVRTAREAIGDAALLVDAGACWTVREAIRRVDAFSEYQPFWLEEALASDDLAGWARLTAAARGMRIATGEQETLATAFRDLLEIGHLDVIQPDLARAGGFTQCRRIADLAAANHALCVPHAWKSGILVAATLHFAATLAEIPFVEYTVAESPLRRDLVRTDVQVAQGVARIPQTPGLGVELNDEVVERYRTDR
- a CDS encoding transporter substrate-binding domain-containing protein, with amino-acid sequence MQGKTRGMVFVFLAVLFVVATSFPVTAGVGGIGGVGSFTGGDGSFKRVLREGIVIGIANDYPFTYQDEKTKEFDGLDVKIFRMITKLLGIEKVSWQIVQFDAMIPGLISKRWDVAADNIHENPKRLAVIDFTSPAYWYGSSLAVHKGNPKSIHTAADLAGKIVGTVRGSFNHDLLGKRKDLKELKLYTTNEAEFADLVAGRIDVSMEDDIKVGLFIKNHPGVPIEFASGYSPSLEEYGYARYGIRKDDIDLNFAISRAIDELRGKRDGIPKVLEDGGLSLRNMWYWPVVTK
- a CDS encoding mandelate racemase/muconate lactonizing enzyme family protein, translated to MRISDARTVVIGTSWRNLIMVKVTTDEGVYGVGEATTQNREEGVVGYLQGLFQRFVLGANPLRIEDLVNHMYRDEFWRGGVVAMSGLSAVEMACWDILGKVTGQPVYQLLGGTCWDRLKAYANGWYQTETRAPADFARLSKGVRRKGYTALKVDPFGPGFYELEPEEFDRSVEIVAAIRDAVGPRFEIHVEGHGRFTPATALALARALAPYRPTWFEEPVPPENMEALRRVVAGSPVPIATGERVFGHVEYGRLFQHVVPDIVQPDIAHAGGFLGLKKIAAMADAHYITVAPHNANSPFCTAATAHACAAMTNFKILEVFDDFQESWLWDVFSGVPRVVDGCLPLPSGPGIGADFNEDAAREHPYVQGFFNLFEAGWERRRFSRDQTPAAARVKRSRS
- the dgoD gene encoding galactonate dehydratase, translating into MKITAVSPVIVGAGMRNWIFTKVETDAGVVGWGECTTEWKTRAVAGCLADLAVFLVGEDPLRIEHLWQVMSRQGFFRGGIVAMSAASGVDQALWDIAGKVHGVPTYQLLGGAVRDRVRLYDHLGGGHTDAVYESFDPEEVASHARTSVEQGYTAVKAVCVPRTAPLDGPKPVKLVERLMGALRHAVGDGVDIMLDFHGRTTPAMGIQYGRAVAPYAPLFIEEPCLPENVEAMAEVARQQPCPVATGERLVTRFQFRPLLEQRACAVLQPDVGHCGGLSELKKIAAMAEPYYISVAPHNPGGPVAQAACLHFALSTPNFLIQEQMRADVHWRDDIVDQPLERDAGYMLPPTRPGLGINIDERKTTKYPMTQEPLMRYFYDDGAVADW